The Calliphora vicina chromosome 3, idCalVici1.1, whole genome shotgun sequence genome contains a region encoding:
- the LOC135954976 gene encoding uncharacterized protein LOC135954976 isoform X1, with protein MWKIITIFMCIFYTNFVQATYNTGIKTRVYEQQPITHVYHHHHQQQNQQYTPTHGHYHQHSASGSGGNNDRDYQPSITHHYAHNDNSYQQQQREGGYYQQTPTAVHQQTRHQHQQHYTQPLSQHQPQQQQQHQQPQSPQPIYDRRGNTPLQTSGNWQNSENSVTEYYTGCPSGHTGQLPYAYDCRRFLNCWHGRGHIQTCSVGTVFNPETLECDRPDKVKCEAALGVLGVQSGVASASPSHGSLKQPAQPNYRAGRYTGTTNDNVEVLCPTGAEGLQPHPSDCTRFINCAHGKMHIQQCGPGTAYSIPMKVCDFKHKVDCSGREGEQGAPSYRQEKLAKNEITCPPNAAGLYSHPHDCTKFLQCSNGATYIQDCGPGTAFDSARLLCDYKHKVKCCSGCTWPDTETESTVVSSENSHTQAKPPPSSTPTNNQQHEDLPHTADILCPGGITGLFPYPFDYTKFINCKNGNTAIQNCVSGTAFSISKGYCESLDDIQQSDHVIYIVSQVSYEYSQTLITCPPGTEGLHLYPFNAELFVKCIKSQMKIEPCSRAQVFSITRRTCQPSAQVLKHERVRLLSELQTTNNLAVTDEHYSMQNMVYCPGGLTGIYPHPFDSTKYLKCVRGRLFSESCSSGEAFSLSRKVCGLKEELNADDHVPLAKTSNSQEWRISDMEITHGSVDGMTYLMCPPGLDGYFLNPFDCTKYIECSRGATVVDNCLNGAVFSISRQECIPRDKVEAYDRVEYLTTTKNEFSNESVDQYNHDLGVSCQPGTFGIYPHPHDCHKYIRCANGRISLENCPAGQVFSVTRSFCHNENEVDHGDRSSYNRDVSQNHYTGSATTTTTTNTAYQPGSYEPFNTPQSHLSAPPSTAMIPPSAVLSPPLPSAPNAPKTNDVSCPPGASGRLPHPYDCTKFLMCSNGETHVQDCGPGTAWNKAMEVCDFKDKVDCSQNTVSSSASSSTITTNTLNSQSSQFLCPVGVEGLYQHPYDWHKYLVCDHGQTTEMDCAPGTVFSLTRKICDFEANVLNTDRCNNGVYSSDYDYTYSQSHNNRPVNPQWSNSGTTQTQPATVHTQVTGNRWTNMNVPRPQGSTYDQTSTWQHTANTHHQNHPARPDVTPVWSGTGVHVDQHKPSHTIIYEEGSFEPNRNYNRQMFSTPLASLTPTTTTSTTSTPTIVYAQPVGSQEDSQELFSNNPRKPINTYKPPHYPSTNRQNHTRHLNTWTPIRPVDIPRHDLMPPHQGQNTVYTNTRVPVITQLMPPNQQPQPQPSPQYPGRPQIYRPATHFMPPFNHDDSGQKPLPDSDFKLTTINIDQLPGQISYNLNDFDKLPSSSSRHNINDNSNLYGGLQPPLSDTLTTTTARTFLDPYQPTTQVLQPPGTITPTRPISGYPQLSNATIQSFPHQPHYSPPYAEVTHSRNTSWVGRKIPQHSAIKPTYRDSLNSENTNVKITSTPPPQYYGLNPPPYANSEHEENDPNPDTQDQELAMKAALKLLLKPYLDSESKVDDSVAEMAQSHIMSLVSTTTTTTHKPLPSNKNTLVPTTTPHQEDVELILAGEQHNLVGVTTTNTGTHETSTSYNLHQTPLQSERSSMKPLTYPHEHNTNWHRHHSHDPHHFKYQHTREFHEKHPNLPNPFDVTTTPISSYNSRAEATTTTQRNYDFDLRVGGNCPFDCGNGKCVEQHQVCDGVNNCGNRKDEQQCQHLGYELRLTGGQSSNMGRVEVKILGKWGYVCDDKFGLPDADVVCHELGFKMGAMEVRGNSYYAPSDVNLYFTMDEVECKGNETSLRECDFKGWGVNNCGPDEVVGVVCKVPKLKCPDNYWLCSTSKECIPTAFLCDVTPDCEDGSDESEQVCNAPIKYRLEGGRSSNEGRLEVFYRGEWGTVCDDDFGLKEAQVVCNSFGFYGKAEIAKNIYGPGSGPIWLDQVSCLGNETKIDECNHWSWGENNCNHTEDVGLKCLAGPKPIPSKPNTSITAPKAEDLESTLQFEQSDLDDLGLYQGLWQRSSKAVHSQKKCGHFKSNLVDEYDHPEERVVNGSIAKRGRHPWQATIRTRGRGGISSHWCGAVIISKKLILTAAHCLAGYPKGSYFVRMGDHYANIAESSEVDSNIENWYIHEKFRDQKHMNNDIALILLKNPVRFNDYVQPICLPEKGATLETNRLCTISGWGSIKSGTSTPSNILRSAQVPVLADDVCHQKNVYANAMTEGMFCAGFLDESADACDGDSGGPLVCSDEDGETLYGIISWGQHCGYANHPGVYVRVEKYIDWIYDKINLMMQQGKL; from the exons acTTATAATACAGGAATTAAAACCAGAGTTTATGAACAGCAACCGATAACTCATGtctatcatcatcatcatcaacaacaaaaccaacaatATACACCAACACATGGACATTATCATCAACACAGTGCCAGTGGCAGCGGCGGCAATAATGACAGAGATTATCAGCCCTCAATAACACATCATTATGCGCACAATGATAATTCGTATCAGCAACAACAACGTGAAGGTGGCTATTATCAGCAAACACCAACAGCGGTACACCAGCAGACTCGTCACCAACACCAACAACATTATACACAACCCCTGTCCCAGCACCAGccccaacagcagcagcagcaccaACAACCCCAGTCACCACAACCCATTTACGATCGTAGAGGGAATACTCCCTTACAAACGTCGGGAAATTggcaaaattctgaaaattctgtTACCGAATATTATACTGGATGTCCATCGGGACATACGGGTCAATTGCCGTATGCTTATGATTGTCGACGCTTTTTAAATTGTTGGCATGGTAGAGGTCATATACAAACCTGTTCGGTTGGCACTGTTTTCAATCCGGAGACATTGGAATGCGATCGTCCCGATAAGGTGAAGTGTGAAGCAGCCTTGGGTGTTTTAGGTGTTCAATCTGGGGTAGCATCAGCATCTCCCAGCCATGGCAGCTTAAAGCAACCAGCTCAACCTAATTATAGAGCTGGTCGTTATACTGGCACCACCAACGACAATGTTGAGGTTTTATGTCCTACCGGTGCTGAGGGTTTGCAGCCACATCCATCGGATTGTACACGTTTCATAAACTGTGCCCATGGCAAAATGCATATACAACAATGTGGACCCGGCACTGCTTACAGTATACCCATGAAAGTGTGTGATTTTAAGCACAAAGTTGATTGTTCAGGCAGAGAAGGAGAACAGGGAGCTCCATCCTACAGACAAG aaaaattagctaaaaatgaaataacctgTCCCCCAAATGCTGCTGGTTTGTATTCCCATCCCCAtgattgtacaaaatttttacagtGCTCTAATGGCGCCACTTATATACAAGATTGTGGCCCCGGTACTGCTTTCGATAGTGCACGTTTGCTTTGTGATTATAAACACAAGGTCAAATGTTGTTCGGGCTGTACTTGGCCTGACACTGAAACAGAATCGACAGTTGTTTCAAGTGAAAATAGTC ACACCCAAGCCAAACCACCACCATCATCTACTCCTACAAATAATCAGCAACATGAAGATTTGCCTCACACCGCTGACATTTTATGTCCAGGCGGTATTACGGGACTCTTTCCATATCCCTTTGACTATacgaaatttattaattgtaaaAATGGCAATACGGCCATACAGAATTGTGTGTCCGGTACAGCGTTTAGTATATCGAAAGGTTATTGTGAATCCCTGGATGATATACAACAAAGTGATCATGTTATTTATATTGTGTCGCAAGTTAGTTATGAATATT CTCAAACACTTATAACTTGTCCACCCGGTACAGAGGGCCTGCATTTGTATCCCTTTAATGCAGAGTTATTtgttaaatgtataaaaagtcAAATGAAAATTGAACCCTGCAGCAGAGCCCAGGTATTTAGTATAACCAGACGCACATGTCAGCCCTCGGCACAAGTGTTGAAACACGAACGTGTTCGTTTGTTAAGTGAGCTACAAACGACCAATAATCTTGCTGTAACCGATGAGCATTATAGTATGCAGAATATGGTTTATTGTCCTGGTGGCTTAACGGGCATTTATCCTCATCCTTTTGATTCGacgaaatatttgaaatgtgtTCGGGGACGTTTGTTTAGTGAATCGTGTTCTTCGGGTGAAGCTTTTAGTTTGTCTCGCAAGGTTTGTGGCTTAAAAGAGGAACTTAATGCTGACGATCATGTGCCTTTAGCTAAGACTTCTAATAGCCAGGAGTGGAGAATATCTGATATGGAAATAACACATGGCTCTG TCGATGGCATGACTTATTTAATGTGTCCCCCCGGTTTGGATGGCTACTTTTTGAATCCCTTTGATTGTACCAAGTATATCGAGTGTTCTCGAGGTGCAACGGTGGTTGACAATTGTTTAAATGGTGCTGTTTTTAGTATATCTCGCCAGGAGTGCATTCCTAGAGATAAAGTGGAGGCATACGATCGGGTAGAGTATTTGACAACGACCAAAAATGAGTTTTCAAATGAATCTGTTGATCAGTACA ATCATGATCTAGGAGTCAGCTGCCAACCGGGAACTTTTGGTATTTATCCACATCCTCATGATTGTCACAAATACATACGCTGTGCCAATGGACGTATATCATTGGAAAATTGTCCAGCCGGTCAAGTGTTTAGTGTGACAAGAAGTTTTTGTCATAATGAAAATGAGGTTGATCATGGAGATCGTAGTTCCTATAATAGAGACGTAAGTCAAAATCATTATACAGgatcagcaacaacaacgacTACTACAAATACAG ctTATCAACCAGGATCCTATGAACCCTTTAACACACCACAGTCTCATTTAAGTGCACCACCTTCTACGGCCATGATTCCACCATCTGCTGTTTTAAGTCCTCCTCTACCATCAGCTCCCAATGCTCCAAAAACTAATGATGTAAGTTGTCCTCCTGGGGCAAGTGGTCGTTTGCCACATCCTTATgattgcacaaaatttttaatgtgtTCCAATGGCGAGACTCATGTACAAGACTGTGGTCCTGGTACAGCTTGGAATAAGGCCATGGAAGTGTGTGATTTTAAGGATAAAGTTGACTGTTCCCAGAACACAGTGAGTAGCAGTGCTAGTTCTAGCACAATTACCACAAATACGCTAAATTCTCAAT CATCTCAATTCCTTTGTCCCGTTGGTGTGGAAGGACTCTATCAGCATCCCTATGACTGGCATAAATATTTGGTTTGTGATCATGGTCAAACCACTGAAATGGATTGTGCCCCTGGCACTGTTTTTAGTCTGACGCGTAAAATATGCGATTTCGAAGCAAATGTTTTGAATACGGATCGTTGTAATAATGGAGTTTATAGCAGTGATTATGATTATACTTATAGTCAGA GCCATAATAATCGCCCTGTAAATCCCCAATGGTCTAACTCGGGCACAACTCAGACCCAGCCTGCTACTGTCCATACGCAAGTTACCGGAAATCGTTGGACCAACATGAATGTACCCCGTCCCCAGGGCTCTACATATGATCAAACCTCTACTTGGCAGCATACAGCTAATACTCATCATCAAAATCATCCAGCTAGACCTGATGTGACACCCGTTTGGTCTGGCACAGGAGTGCATGTGGACCAGCATAAACCCTCGCACACCATCATCTACGAGGAGGGATCTTTTGAACCGAATCGTAATTATAATCGTCAAATGTTTAGCACACCATTAGCATCAttaacaccaacaacaacaacaagtacTACTTCTACACCGACCATTGTTTATGCTCAACCAGTTGGTTCGCAAGAAGATTCACAGGAATTATTTTCCAATAACCCCAGAAAACCTATAAATACTTATAAACCTCCACATTATCCCTCCACAAATCGTCAAAATCATACAAGACACCTAAACACTTGGACACCCATTCGACCTGTAGATATACCCAGGCATGATTTAATGCCTCCCCATCAGGGTCAAAATACAGTTTACACTAACACTCGTGTGCCAGTAATCACACAGCTTATGCCTCCCAACCAACAACCTCAGCCGCAACCTTCTCCACAATATCCGGGCAGACCTCAAATTTATAGGCCAGCAACACATTTCATGCCTCCCTTTAATCATGATGATTCAGGTCAAAAACCTCTACCAGATTCTGACTTTAAATTAACCACTATAAATATTGATCAACTTCCGGGTCAAATATCTTATAATCTAAATGATTTTGATAAATTACCCTCATCTTCTTCAAGGCATAATATTAATGATAATTCTAATTTATATGGTGGTCTACAGCCCCCATTATCCGATACACTAACCACAACCACCGCTAGAACTTTTTTAGATCCATACCAACCAACCACCCAGGTACTTCAGCCTCCGGGAACCATTACGCCCACAAGACCTATTTCAGGCTACCCACAACTATCCAATGCCACCATACAATCATTTCCCCATCAACCCCACTACAGTCCACCCTATGCCGAAGTAACTCATTCACGTAATACTTCCTGGGTGGGTAGAAAAATTCCCCAACATTCGGCCATTAAACCCACCTATAGGGATTCCTTGAATTCGGAAAATACTAATGTCAAAATAACCAGTACTCCACCACCCCAATACTATGGCCTTAATCCTCCTCCTTATGCCAATAGCGAACATGAAGAGAATGACCCTAACCCTGACACCCAAGACCAAGAACTAGCCATGAAAGCggctttaaaacttttattaaaacccTATCTCGACTCTGAAAGTAAAGTAGACGATAGTGTAGCCGAAATGGCTCAATCTCATATAATGAGCTTAGTTTCCACCACAACGACCACTACTCATAAACCACTACCATCCAATAAAAATACTCTTGTTCCTACCACAACACCCCATCAAGAAGATGTTGAACTTATACTTGCAGGTGAACAACACAATCTAGTAGGTGTTACTACCACAAATACGGGTACTCATGAAACATCAACATCTTACAATCTCCATCAGACACCCTTACAATCTGAACGTTCAAGTATGAAACCATTAACATACCCTCATGAACATAATACCAATTGGCACAGGCATCATTCACATGATCCGCatcattttaaatatcaacataCTCGCGAATTCCATGAGAAACATCCCAATTTACCAAATCCTTTTGATGTTACCACTACTCCCATAAGTTCCTATAATTCTCGAGCAGAGGCTACTACTACTACTCAGAGAAATTATGATTTTGATTTAAGAGTTGGCGGCAATTGTCCATTTGATTGTGGCAATGGAAAATGCGTGGAGCAGCATCAG GTCTGTGATGGTGTCAATAATTGTGGAAATCGTAAGGATGAACAACAATGTCAGCACTTGGGTTACGAATTACGTTTAACGGGAGGTCAAAGCTCCAATATGGGGCGAGTAGAAGTCAAAA TTCTTGGCAAATGGGGTTACGTTTGTGATGATAAATTCGGTTTACCCGATGCTGATGTTGTATGCCATGAGTTGGGCTTTAAAATGGGAGCCATGGAAGTACGTGGCAACTCGTATTATGCCCCCTCTGATGTTAATTTATACTTTACCATGGATGAGGTTGAGTGTAAGGGCAACGAAACTTCCTTAAGGGAATGTGATTTCAAGGGATGGGGTGTTAATAACTGTGGACCCGATGAAGTAGTGGGTGTTGTGTGTAAAGTACCCAAACTAAAGTGTCCCGATAATTATTGGTTGTGTAGCACCTCCAAGGAGTGTATACCAACGGCTTTCTTGTGTGATGTAACTCCCGACTGTGAGGATGGTTCGGATGAAAGTGAGCAAGTTTGTAAT GCTCCTATTAAATATCGTTTGGAAGGTGGTCGCAGCTCTAATGAGGGACGTCTGGAGGTATTTTATCGCGGAGAATGGGGCACTGTTTGTGATGATGATTTCGGTTTAAAAGAGGCTCAAGTTGTTTGTAATTCCTTTGGTTTTTATGGCAAAGCg GAAATCGCTAAGAACATTTATGGTCCTGGCAGTGGACCCATTTGGTTGGACCAAGTATCTTGTCTGGGTAATGAGACCAAGATTGATGAATGTAATCACTGGTCTTGGGGTGAAAACAATTGTAATCATACAGAGGATGTAGGACTTAAATGTTTGGCAGGTCCCAAGCCAATTCCCTCAAAACCAAATACTTCCATAACAGCACCTAAAGCTGAAGATCTAGAATCTACTTTACAATTTGAACAATCCGATTTAGATGATTTGGGTTTGTACCAGGGACTCTGGCAACGTTCTAGTAAAGCAGTGCACAGTCAAAAGAAATGTGGACATTTCAAGTCGAATCTGGTAGATGAATACGATCATCCCGAGGAAAGAGTTGTTAATGGTAGTATAGCCAAAAGAGGACGTCATCCCTGGCAAGCAACTATACGCACCCGGGGACGTGGAGGCATATCGAGTCATTGGTGTGGTGCGGTAATCATTTCAAAGAAACTAATACTTACTGCAGCTCATTGTTTGGCGGGCTATCCCAAGGGATCGTATTTCGTGCGCATGGGTGATCATTATGCAAATATAGCCGAATCATCAGAAGTCGATTCGAATATTGAAAATTGGTATATCCACGAAAAATTCCGTGATCAAAAGCATATGAACAATGATATTGCCTTGATATTACTCAAGAATCCAGTACGTTTCAATGACTATGTACAACCCATATGTTTGCCCGAAAAGGGTGCAACTTTGGAGACAAATCGTTTGTGTACGATATCAGGCTGGGGTTCTATTAAATCGGGAACATCAA CTCCTTCCAATATTTTACGTTCTGCTCAAGTGCCCGTATTGGCCGATGATGTTTGTCaccagaaaaatgtttatgccaATGCCATGACCGAAGGCATGTTTTGTGCTGGATTCTTGGATGAAAGCGCTGATGCTTGTGATGGTGATTCGGGTGGACCTTTAGTCTGTTCTGATGAGg atgGTGAAACTTTGTATGGCATCATTTCATGGGGCCAACATTGTGGTTATGCCAATCATCCTGGTGTTTATGTGCGTGTGGAGAAATATATTGATTGGATTTATGACAAAATTAATCTGATGATGCAGCAAGGCAAGCTTTag